Proteins found in one Paenibacillus wynnii genomic segment:
- a CDS encoding exonuclease domain-containing protein, whose protein sequence is MKEPNKGGGFWNNLRQGGMPSAIASMRGGESAQQTAQQMAFIRSLMREKRRPEVLHTPLSELETVIFDLETTGFSHQHGDEIMSFGAIKVIGQEIKEDECFYTLVNCQTQIPTNITELTGISGEMTREAPSLMDCLHNFMSFVGQNVMVAHASTHDKSFLNAALWKTSKVQLTNRVLDTMMLARWLEPHRASYNLDELLSEHGIPIYGRHNALEDSKMTAKLWVSYLKEIAQRRQVDTLGDLYAYLSRA, encoded by the coding sequence ATGAAAGAGCCGAATAAAGGCGGAGGATTCTGGAATAATCTGAGACAAGGCGGAATGCCGTCCGCAATTGCATCTATGAGGGGTGGAGAGTCTGCTCAACAAACCGCTCAGCAGATGGCTTTTATTCGTTCCTTGATGCGCGAGAAGCGGCGGCCTGAAGTACTGCATACTCCGCTGTCAGAACTGGAGACGGTTATATTTGATCTCGAGACTACGGGTTTTTCACATCAGCATGGCGATGAGATTATGTCCTTTGGAGCTATTAAGGTAATCGGGCAAGAAATTAAGGAAGACGAGTGCTTTTATACACTGGTTAACTGTCAAACCCAAATCCCTACGAATATTACGGAGTTAACCGGTATTTCGGGAGAAATGACACGGGAAGCTCCTTCCTTAATGGACTGTCTTCATAACTTTATGTCTTTTGTAGGGCAAAATGTTATGGTTGCTCATGCGAGTACCCATGATAAGTCATTTCTTAATGCTGCTCTGTGGAAAACATCGAAGGTTCAGCTTACCAACAGGGTACTGGATACCATGATGCTTGCCCGTTGGCTGGAGCCTCATCGTGCAAGTTATAACCTTGATGAACTGCTTAGTGAACACGGAATACCGATCTACGGGCGACACAATGCTCTGGAGGATTCCAAAATGACAGCTAAATTATGGGTTTCTTATCTTAAGGAAATCGCCCAGCGGCGTCAAGTAGATACATTGGGAGATCTTTATGCTTATTTAAGCAGAGCATGA
- a CDS encoding L,D-transpeptidase, whose translation MTEVPMKNSQHLKAYVQMHPDNKMAWYLLGKEYYKNGQEGKANYCFNEAGEVYEAFEHSKVPGEVLREYEEGLMRADQQRQLSKLKVRRWLLGLMLLLLLIMPSYVSTDTYIDKETGKAPANNLAADTASTPTLNELTPEAETAEFLFTAEEVNGVASGKAFMNILQNKNTPSRIAVLGLERSGKWLLWKEKLPLKFTVAKTDDGQATYQTYDPAACSCQPPEHGELTAKAAQWQEQQVEKAALWSSIRAFNNSKGRPPASLKELAGPFPGNWLAGTTPAMKKSFMPLKKAAAASTSTLPATPDKPLSSEGASGGTVATPSAAISEAGLPFLSDPLTIIVDKQKYRLAVTSGSIILRNYEVGLGGNKTPEGSFVISDKVVNPNGHDNGEFGSRGLQLSDSNYAIHGTNEPESVGKDESLGCIRMKREDVEELFALVPRGTKVQISKGVLPAELLVPKERFSPSATQNQTNPRKVYHWLN comes from the coding sequence ATGACGGAGGTTCCGATGAAAAACTCGCAGCACCTCAAGGCATATGTACAGATGCACCCTGATAATAAGATGGCATGGTACTTGCTTGGTAAGGAATATTATAAGAATGGCCAGGAAGGTAAAGCGAATTACTGTTTCAATGAAGCTGGAGAGGTGTATGAGGCGTTCGAGCATAGCAAGGTGCCTGGTGAAGTCCTGCGGGAATATGAAGAGGGACTGATGAGAGCGGACCAACAGCGTCAATTAAGCAAGCTTAAAGTCCGCCGATGGCTTCTGGGGTTGATGCTACTACTTCTGCTCATAATGCCATCATACGTCTCCACGGATACATACATAGATAAAGAAACTGGGAAGGCACCGGCAAATAATCTTGCAGCGGATACGGCATCTACACCTACTCTCAATGAACTCACTCCTGAAGCTGAGACTGCTGAATTTCTATTCACAGCAGAGGAAGTAAATGGGGTTGCTTCCGGGAAGGCGTTCATGAATATTCTGCAGAATAAAAATACACCTTCTCGAATAGCTGTGTTAGGTCTTGAACGTTCTGGTAAATGGCTGCTCTGGAAGGAGAAGCTTCCTCTTAAATTTACAGTGGCGAAAACAGATGACGGGCAAGCAACGTATCAAACCTACGATCCGGCAGCCTGTTCATGTCAACCTCCAGAGCATGGAGAGCTGACGGCAAAGGCAGCACAGTGGCAGGAACAGCAGGTAGAGAAGGCAGCGTTGTGGAGCTCAATTAGAGCCTTCAATAACAGTAAAGGGCGCCCACCTGCTTCACTGAAGGAGCTGGCCGGCCCCTTCCCGGGGAATTGGCTGGCAGGTACCACTCCTGCGATGAAGAAATCCTTCATGCCGCTTAAGAAAGCTGCTGCAGCCAGTACCTCAACCCTTCCGGCAACTCCAGATAAGCCGCTCTCCTCTGAAGGAGCTTCTGGGGGAACAGTTGCCACTCCATCTGCAGCAATAAGCGAAGCGGGACTGCCGTTTCTGTCAGATCCGCTAACAATCATTGTGGATAAACAAAAATACCGTCTGGCTGTGACCAGCGGTTCTATAATTCTACGAAACTATGAGGTAGGTCTTGGCGGCAATAAAACACCGGAAGGAAGCTTTGTTATATCCGATAAGGTCGTTAATCCGAACGGTCATGACAATGGTGAATTTGGCAGTCGGGGATTACAATTATCGGACAGCAACTATGCCATTCACGGTACAAATGAGCCTGAAAGTGTAGGGAAGGATGAATCACTGGGCTGTATAAGGATGAAGCGTGAGGATGTGGAGGAGTTGTTTGCGCTAGTACCGAGAGGTACAAAGGTGCAAATTAGTAAAGGGGTTCTGCCCGCTGAGCTGTTAGTACCGAAGGAGCGCTTCTCCCCCTCTGCAACTCAGAACCAGACCAACCCCCGCAAAGTATATCATTGGCTGAATTAA
- a CDS encoding ferredoxin has translation MAKYTWVEKDTCIACGACGATAPDIFDYDDEGLAETIYENDGNHGNTAIPDDLFDDLQDSADGCPTDSIKIADVPFNKEG, from the coding sequence ATGGCTAAGTATACTTGGGTCGAGAAAGATACTTGCATCGCTTGCGGTGCGTGTGGTGCGACGGCCCCTGATATTTTTGATTATGATGATGAAGGTTTAGCGGAAACCATCTATGAGAATGATGGCAACCACGGAAACACAGCTATTCCTGACGACTTGTTTGATGATTTGCAGGATTCCGCTGATGGATGCCCTACGGATTCCATTAAAATCGCGGATGTACCTTTTAACAAAGAAGGTTAA
- a CDS encoding Mov34/MPN/PAD-1 family protein, with product MTAFQGNIQPIELAHSVQQALGEHLLSCYPHEACGILLGAAAAGGMRIETYVPLRNVAPDPLHAFIPDPRDWVGALYLEPGPIGLFHSHPKSAPNPSLADLRGLPALGPEFLVYLIGSLGRNTNIPLVNGYHIDRRRDSNGKLSLRLVQAPIHALLK from the coding sequence ATGACAGCATTCCAGGGAAATATCCAGCCCATAGAGCTGGCACATTCCGTACAGCAAGCACTGGGGGAGCACCTGCTGTCCTGTTATCCGCATGAAGCCTGCGGAATCCTGCTGGGAGCTGCCGCAGCGGGGGGCATGCGAATCGAAACGTATGTGCCTCTTCGCAACGTAGCGCCTGACCCGCTGCACGCTTTCATCCCTGATCCCAGGGATTGGGTGGGAGCTCTTTATCTTGAACCGGGCCCAATCGGTCTGTTCCACTCCCACCCTAAATCAGCGCCTAATCCTTCTCTAGCTGATCTAAGGGGATTGCCTGCCCTAGGCCCCGAATTTCTCGTTTACTTAATTGGATCACTTGGAAGAAATACTAACATCCCCCTTGTGAATGGATACCATATCGATCGCCGGAGGGACTCTAACGGAAAGTTGTCCCTTCGTCTTGTACAAGCCCCTATTCATGCTCTGCTTAAATAA
- the cimA gene encoding citramalate synthase encodes MSKSISIFDTTLRDGTQGEGISLSADDKLKIAKKLDDLGVHYIEGGIPGSNNKDIEFFKRVKDLHLNAKITAFGSTRRKNSLAEQDDNLKRMIDAGVPAVTLVGKSWDFHVHTALQTTLEENLAMIGDSISYLKRNGLEVIFDAEHFFDGYKHNPEYAAAVLAKAREAGADWLTMCDTNGGTLPQEVHDIISTVSLQLSGAQLGIHTHNDCELAVANTLSAISAGVRQVQGTINGYGERCGNANLCSILPTLQLKMGLQCIPEEALSQLTNTARYISEVANVNMPVNQPYVGAAAFAHKGGIHVSAILRDSRTYEHIAPEKVGNKQRVLVSELAGQSNVLSKAQDIGLTLDPSSEQARKVIDKIKDLEHQGYQFEGADASLELLLREATGEVNELFAFESFKMLVEKTAGRPVISEAFVKIKVGGESLYTAAEGNGPVNALDNALRKALLAYFPQLKEMHLSDYKVRVLDEKDQTAAKVRVLIESKNFADTWSTVGVSGNVIEASWEALVDSMRYALLGQISQGNDANTEREPRGLVNH; translated from the coding sequence ATGTCTAAGTCCATCTCCATCTTCGATACAACTCTTCGTGACGGCACCCAAGGCGAAGGTATCAGTCTTTCGGCTGATGATAAGTTAAAAATCGCCAAGAAACTTGATGATCTGGGTGTGCACTATATTGAAGGTGGCATACCGGGAAGCAACAATAAAGACATTGAATTTTTCAAAAGAGTCAAAGACCTGCATTTGAATGCAAAAATCACCGCATTCGGCAGCACCCGCCGCAAAAATTCACTTGCCGAGCAAGATGACAACCTGAAGAGAATGATCGATGCAGGTGTCCCGGCAGTCACGCTAGTCGGCAAATCATGGGACTTCCATGTGCATACGGCACTCCAAACGACCTTGGAAGAAAACCTCGCCATGATCGGCGATTCGATCTCGTACCTTAAGCGCAACGGGCTCGAAGTTATTTTCGATGCTGAACATTTCTTCGACGGCTATAAGCACAATCCGGAGTATGCTGCTGCTGTTCTCGCCAAAGCACGGGAAGCCGGAGCCGATTGGCTTACTATGTGTGATACGAACGGTGGTACATTACCGCAGGAAGTACATGACATTATCTCCACTGTGTCACTTCAGCTTTCAGGAGCACAGTTAGGCATTCATACTCATAACGATTGTGAGCTGGCAGTCGCCAATACGCTAAGCGCTATCAGTGCAGGTGTCCGACAGGTTCAGGGAACGATCAACGGGTACGGTGAACGCTGCGGGAACGCTAATCTATGCTCTATCCTACCCACGCTGCAGCTCAAAATGGGTCTCCAATGCATTCCTGAAGAAGCACTTTCACAACTTACAAATACAGCGCGCTATATTAGCGAAGTAGCAAATGTCAACATGCCTGTAAACCAGCCATACGTGGGTGCGGCAGCTTTTGCTCATAAAGGCGGTATCCATGTATCAGCTATATTACGGGATTCCCGTACCTATGAACATATAGCACCTGAAAAGGTCGGAAACAAGCAACGTGTGCTAGTCTCCGAGCTGGCGGGTCAGAGCAACGTGCTCTCCAAAGCACAGGATATAGGATTGACATTAGACCCAAGCAGCGAACAAGCGCGCAAAGTTATCGACAAGATCAAAGATCTAGAACATCAAGGTTATCAATTCGAGGGCGCAGACGCCTCTCTGGAACTGCTTCTTCGTGAAGCCACCGGTGAAGTGAATGAGCTGTTTGCCTTCGAATCCTTCAAAATGCTTGTAGAGAAAACAGCCGGCAGACCCGTCATCTCCGAAGCCTTCGTGAAAATAAAAGTCGGTGGCGAAAGTCTATATACGGCTGCGGAAGGCAACGGTCCGGTAAATGCTCTGGACAACGCACTACGTAAAGCACTGCTGGCCTATTTCCCTCAACTAAAGGAAATGCATCTATCGGATTACAAGGTGCGGGTCCTTGATGAGAAAGATCAAACTGCTGCTAAGGTGCGAGTACTTATCGAATCCAAGAACTTTGCAGATACTTGGAGCACCGTGGGTGTATCCGGAAATGTTATTGAAGCAAGCTGGGAGGCTCTTGTAGACAGTATGCGCTATGCGCTTCTGGGACAGATCTCTCAGGGAAACGACGCAAACACGGAAAGAGAACCTAGAGGACTGGTCAATCATTAA
- a CDS encoding DNA polymerase IV, with protein MQNVDQYYPTSGRVILHVDMNAFYCSVHEAEDPDQYRGKPTAVAGSVELRKGIIVTCSYVARRLGISTGMQVQKALRICPSLMVIKPDFHLYRKYSNAFMQIAYSYTPMLEAVSIDECYLDITGSKQFGTPLEIAESIQRRIMEELSLPCSIGIAPNKLLAKIASDLKKPNGISVLRLRDVAKVLWDKPCNEMFGIGDRTAEKLRKLGIYSIGQLAAAEEGMLIQNFGVLGSWLKRAGNGVDHSLVNPEREQSKSIGHTTTLPRDVLGIVEARPILLNLCDQVARRLRRQSLMASGIQLTIRTPDMKTITRSCQLDTVSESAEDIYKAVCNLFIKHWKAEKPVRLLGVTLQGLKAKEESAIQLDLFDYERQPKKESLNKAMDMLRNKFGENAVLTAGMLSDTHSARLRNHKERGTSLQKDNLKDIDHDNV; from the coding sequence GTGCAGAATGTAGATCAATATTATCCCACGAGCGGCAGGGTAATCCTGCATGTGGATATGAACGCTTTTTATTGCTCTGTCCACGAAGCCGAGGACCCGGACCAATACCGGGGGAAACCAACTGCGGTTGCGGGCAGTGTTGAACTGAGGAAGGGGATCATTGTAACCTGTTCCTATGTTGCGCGGAGACTGGGGATTTCAACGGGGATGCAGGTGCAGAAAGCGCTCCGGATCTGTCCCTCACTGATGGTAATTAAACCGGACTTTCATCTATATCGTAAATATTCCAATGCGTTCATGCAAATAGCATACAGTTATACACCCATGCTTGAGGCCGTTTCTATTGATGAATGCTATCTGGATATTACAGGATCGAAGCAGTTTGGTACGCCATTAGAGATTGCGGAGAGTATTCAGCGACGTATTATGGAAGAGCTTAGTCTGCCGTGCTCCATCGGGATTGCCCCTAACAAGCTGCTGGCCAAAATCGCATCTGATCTGAAAAAACCGAATGGTATTTCCGTGCTGCGTTTACGGGATGTCGCAAAAGTCCTATGGGATAAGCCTTGTAATGAGATGTTCGGGATTGGCGACAGAACCGCTGAGAAGCTGCGTAAGCTTGGAATCTACAGTATAGGACAGCTGGCTGCAGCTGAAGAGGGGATGCTGATTCAAAACTTCGGCGTCTTGGGTTCTTGGCTGAAGCGAGCTGGCAATGGGGTTGATCACTCCTTAGTGAATCCGGAGCGGGAGCAGAGCAAGTCTATAGGGCACACAACAACACTGCCAAGGGATGTATTAGGTATTGTTGAGGCCCGGCCGATACTGCTTAATCTGTGTGATCAAGTAGCGCGAAGACTTCGGCGGCAGAGCCTAATGGCATCAGGGATTCAACTCACGATCCGTACTCCGGATATGAAGACCATAACTCGTTCCTGCCAACTGGATACGGTATCTGAAAGTGCTGAAGATATATATAAAGCAGTCTGTAATCTGTTTATAAAGCACTGGAAGGCTGAGAAGCCTGTAAGATTACTGGGTGTGACTTTGCAGGGTCTAAAAGCGAAAGAAGAATCCGCCATCCAATTAGATTTATTTGATTATGAACGCCAGCCAAAGAAGGAATCCTTAAACAAGGCTATGGATATGCTTCGCAACAAGTTCGGGGAGAATGCTGTATTGACGGCAGGCATGCTAAGTGACACACATTCAGCGCGTTTGCGAAATCATAAGGAACGCGGAACCTCCCTGCAGAAGGATAATTTAAAGGATATAGATCATGATAATGTATGA
- a CDS encoding TlpA family protein disulfide reductase, with translation MKAVNKRNLTVIALVVFLAVLALWRNNPAESVSVFEQQNESIAGNAVKSGQLAPESTLQGDGGKTYTIGGPKEKAVLLNFWASWCEPCKMEAPELNALAEKYKDSLDIYGINVTSHDYKPNAERFIKKYSLTFPVMFDLKGDVFAQYHGIAFPTNVLIDKNGVISEIVLGLLTPEELEEKIKAVTEP, from the coding sequence ATGAAAGCTGTTAATAAACGTAATTTAACGGTTATTGCTCTTGTTGTTTTTCTTGCTGTCCTTGCGCTTTGGCGTAATAATCCTGCGGAGTCTGTATCTGTTTTTGAACAGCAGAATGAATCTATAGCAGGGAATGCTGTGAAGTCTGGTCAGCTCGCCCCTGAATCTACTCTGCAGGGGGACGGTGGCAAAACCTACACCATCGGGGGACCCAAGGAAAAAGCTGTCCTATTGAATTTTTGGGCATCCTGGTGTGAACCTTGTAAGATGGAGGCTCCGGAACTCAATGCATTAGCAGAGAAATACAAGGATTCATTGGACATTTATGGGATTAATGTGACCAGTCATGATTATAAACCCAACGCAGAACGTTTTATAAAAAAATATAGTCTGACATTTCCGGTCATGTTTGACCTAAAGGGTGACGTCTTTGCCCAATACCATGGCATTGCATTTCCAACGAACGTGCTAATTGACAAGAATGGAGTCATTTCCGAGATTGTTCTGGGATTGTTGACACCAGAGGAACTGGAAGAGAAAATCAAGGCTGTAACAGAACCGTAG